A segment of the Superficieibacter sp. HKU1 genome:
GTTTGAGCAGTTCTTTAATCGGCGGTACGCCGGATAAAACCTTCTTGCCACCTTCGCGCAGAGAGGAGTAAAGCTTGCCGGAGAGGATCTTCGCCAGATGATTATTCAGCGCGCCAACGTTCTCTGAAATCGACATTTCGTTGTCGTTGAGGATCACCAGCATATCCGGACGGATGTCGCCCGCGTGGTTCATCGCCTCAAACGCCATGCCAGCGGTAATCGCCCCGTCACCGATCACGCAGACCGTACGCCGCTGTTTGTCTTCTTTTTCCGCCGCCACCGCGATGCCGATGCCTGCGCTGATCGAGGTGGAGGAGTGGCCGACGCTCAATACGTCGTATTCGCTTTCACCGCGCCACGGGAAGGGATGCAGCCCGTCTTTCTGGCGGATAGTATCGATTTTATCCCGCCGACCGGTCAGAATCTTATGCGGGTAAGCCTGATGGCCCACGTCCCAAATCAACCGATCGAATGGGGTGTTATAGACATAGTGCAGCGCCACGGTAAGCTCAACCGTGCCAAGCCCGGAGGCAAAGTGTCCGCTGGAACGGCTCACGCTGTCGAGCAGGTAGCGACGCAGTTCGTCGCACAGCTTCGGCAGGCTCTCTTTTGGCAAAAGGCGTAACTCCTGGGTGGAGTCGACCAGCGCCAGGGTCGGGTATTTGGCTATATCAAAACTCATAGAGACTCATCGCGGTGTTTGTTTATTTATCACGCTGGATTATGTAATTCGCCAGTGCTTCCAGTGCTGAGGTGTCGAGAGACTGTGCGGCCAGTTGACTGAGAGACTGGCGGGCATCGTCAATCAGATCCCGGGCTTTATCGCGAGCTTGCTCAAGGCCTAAAAGTGCGGGGTAGGTACTTTTGCCAAGCTGCTGATCGGCACCCTGACGTTTCCCTAAGGTTGCAGTATCGCCCACCACATCAAGAATGTCATCCTGAACCTGGAAGGCCAGACCGATAGATTCTGCATATGTGTCAAGAATGGGCAGTGCGTCACGTCCTTTATCGCCAGCGCTCAGCGCGCCCAGTCTGACCGCCGCGCGGATCAGCGCCCCGGTTTTATGGCGATGGATGCGCTCAAGGGCTGCCAGATCCACATGTTGACCTTCCGCTTCCAGATCCAGCGCCTGCCCGCCACACATCCCCGCGACGCCGCTGGCCTGCGCCAGCTCCGCCACCATTGCCAGTCGATCGCGATCGGCGACATCCGCCATCGGCGCGCTGCTGAGGATCGAGAACGCCAGCGTCTGTAACGCATCGCCAGCCAGGATCGCGCTCGCCTCGCCAAACTTAATATGGCAGGTTGGCTGACCACGGCGCAGATCGTCATCGTCCATCGCCGGGAGATCGTCGTGGATCAGCGAATAGGCGTGGATACACTCGATGGCCGCAGCGGGCGCGTCCAGCGTCTGCGGACTGACGCCGAACATCTCGCCGGTGGCATAGACCAGAAAGGGACGCAGGCGCTTACCGCCTAACAATGCACCATAGTGCATCGCCTCGACCAGCGGAGTGTTCTGAAACGGCTGCGGCTCAATAAACCGACGTAGCGCGCCATTCGCCCGCTCAACGCAAAGGTGCAGCTGTTGGCTAAAGTCCATTTACTCAGCGTCCGGGGTGAAAGGGGTAAGAGGGGCCTCGTCATTATCTGCCAGCAGGATCTGCACCCGCTGTTCAGCCTGCTGCAATTTTTTCTGTCCCTGACGCGCCAGCTGCACGCCCTGTTCAAATTCATTCAGCGCCTGCTCCAGCGGCAGGTCTCCGCTTTCCAGACGAGTGACAATTTGCTCCAGTTCGCTCAGCGCGCTTTCAAAACTGGCAGGTGCATCGTTTTTCTTAGGCATAGTAAATGTCTGACTCTCAGTAATTTCAGCTCGGGGATATGGTAACGGACCCGGAGTGATTAGCAAATAACGCGCAATGGTAAGGGCAGATGCACAGAATGACCGCGATGGTGGTATACTTGCGCACCTGGATGCAGCCGCAGGTATGGGCTGCTGTACTATTCCCACTACAAGTCGCTTAAGACTTGCCAAAGAACCATTGCCGCCATGAAGTTTATCATTAAATTGTTCCCGGAAATCACTATCAAAAGCCAATCTGTGCGTTTGCGCTTTACTAAAATTTTAACCGGTAACATTCGTAACGTTCTTAAATCCTGGAAAGACGATCTTGCCATCATTCGCCACTGGGATCATATCGAAGTTCGTGCTAAAGACGAAAGTCTGCGCCCGGTTATCCGCGACGCGCTGACCCGCATTCCGGGAATCCATCATGTTCTGGAGGTGGAAGATGTTCCTTTTACCTCGGTTCACGATATCTTTGAAAAAGCACTGGCGCTGTACCGCGAACGACTGGAAGGCAAAACCTTCTGCGTGCGCGTTAAGCGTCGTGGCACCCATGAGTTTAGCTCGATCGAAGTGGAACGCTATGTTGGTGGCGGGCTAAATCAACATATTGAGTCCGCACGAGTGAAGCTGACGAAGCCTGATGTCACCGTTAACCTCGAAATCGAAAACGACCGCTTACTGCTGGTGAATAACCGCGTCGAAGGGATTGGCGGTTATCCGATTGGTACTCAGGAAGATGTGATGTCGCTGATCTCCGGTGGCTTTGACTCCGGCGTCTCCAGCTACATGCTGATGCGTCGCGGCTGTCGCGTCCACTACTGCTTCTTCAATCTGGGCGGCGCGGCGCATGAAATTGGTGTTCGTCAGGTGGCACACTATCTGTGGAACCGCTTCGGCAGTTCACATCGCGTGCGTTTTGTGGCAATCAACTTCGAGCCGGTGGTCGGCGAGATCCTCGAAAAAGTGGATGACGGCCAAATGGGTGTGGTCCTTAAGCGCATGATGATCCGCGCCGCCTCGAAAGTGGCGGAGCGTTACGGCGTTCAGGCGCTGGTGACCGGTGAAGCGCTGGGCCAGGTGTCCAGCCAGACGCTGACTAACCTGCGCCTGATCGACAACGTTTCCGATACTCTGATCCTGCGTCCGCTGATTTCACATGACAAAGAGCACATCATCGATCTGGCGCGCGAGATTGGTACGGAAGATTTTGCCCGCACCATGCCGGAATACTGCGGCGTGATCTCGAAAAGCCCTACCGTGAAAGCGGTAAAAGAGAAGATCGAGGCCGAAGAAGCGCACTTTGATTTCAGCATCCTCGGCCGCGTGGTTGAAGAGGCCAACAACGTCGACATTCGCGACATCGCAGCCCAGACGGAGCAGGAGGTGGTGGAAGTCGAAACCGTCAGCGGCTTCGGCGCAAATGACGTGATCCTCGACATCCGCTCAGTTGATGAGCAGGACGATAAGCCGCTGAAAGTCGAAGGCATCGACGTGGTGACGCTACCGTTCTACAAGCTGAGCACCAAATTCGGCGATCTCGACCAGAACAAAACCTGGCTGCTGTGGTGCGAGCGCGGCGTGATGAGCCGTTTGCAGGCGCTCTATTTGCGCGAGCAGGGGTTTAAGAATGTGAAGGTGTATCGGCCTTAAAATAAAAAACAGGGAGGTTTATTTACAATGGAATTGTATGCTTTTCAGCAGGATCAGGGTGAAACCCGGTATCGTATTAAGATACCGGGTCATGCGTTATCCTTTAAGCAATACCAGTGGGGCGGCAGGCTATTTTACCGGGCGTTTCCGCAGCGTAGCAGAAGGTTTCTGAAGGTTCTGACCTTTGCGATACTGCTATTTTGCCTGATGTTTATCGGCGATATCCTGGACGACGGTTATTACAGCCACCTGCAACTCTCATCGTGGTCAACAGAGTGCGATGCTACTGACTACCTGTTCAATCTCAAAGGGAATGAGGCAAAAGCCGCGTTGCTCGCGCTTTTTATCGCTGGGGCACTGGTTATAATTATCAAAACCAGGTTACGTTATCGCCGCTACCTGCGCACGATGTATGAGATCAATGAAACTATTCGTAGTGGATATTTGCTGGAGTTGACCGATCGCGGTGTGCGCTGGACGACCAGCAGCAGCACCTTTTTTGTGGTGTGGCAGAAAGTGGTGGGGCTTGTGAGCCATGATCGGATGGATTATCTGGATCTGGGGACGCTTGGTTTTTTGTGGGTTCCCGGTGATTTACCTGATTATCCGCGCGATGAAATGAAGGTGTTTATTGA
Coding sequences within it:
- the thiI gene encoding tRNA uracil 4-sulfurtransferase ThiI — protein: MKFIIKLFPEITIKSQSVRLRFTKILTGNIRNVLKSWKDDLAIIRHWDHIEVRAKDESLRPVIRDALTRIPGIHHVLEVEDVPFTSVHDIFEKALALYRERLEGKTFCVRVKRRGTHEFSSIEVERYVGGGLNQHIESARVKLTKPDVTVNLEIENDRLLLVNNRVEGIGGYPIGTQEDVMSLISGGFDSGVSSYMLMRRGCRVHYCFFNLGGAAHEIGVRQVAHYLWNRFGSSHRVRFVAINFEPVVGEILEKVDDGQMGVVLKRMMIRAASKVAERYGVQALVTGEALGQVSSQTLTNLRLIDNVSDTLILRPLISHDKEHIIDLAREIGTEDFARTMPEYCGVISKSPTVKAVKEKIEAEEAHFDFSILGRVVEEANNVDIRDIAAQTEQEVVEVETVSGFGANDVILDIRSVDEQDDKPLKVEGIDVVTLPFYKLSTKFGDLDQNKTWLLWCERGVMSRLQALYLREQGFKNVKVYRP
- the xseB gene encoding exodeoxyribonuclease VII small subunit — encoded protein: MPKKNDAPASFESALSELEQIVTRLESGDLPLEQALNEFEQGVQLARQGQKKLQQAEQRVQILLADNDEAPLTPFTPDAE
- the ispA gene encoding (2E,6E)-farnesyl diphosphate synthase, which gives rise to MDFSQQLHLCVERANGALRRFIEPQPFQNTPLVEAMHYGALLGGKRLRPFLVYATGEMFGVSPQTLDAPAAAIECIHAYSLIHDDLPAMDDDDLRRGQPTCHIKFGEASAILAGDALQTLAFSILSSAPMADVADRDRLAMVAELAQASGVAGMCGGQALDLEAEGQHVDLAALERIHRHKTGALIRAAVRLGALSAGDKGRDALPILDTYAESIGLAFQVQDDILDVVGDTATLGKRQGADQQLGKSTYPALLGLEQARDKARDLIDDARQSLSQLAAQSLDTSALEALANYIIQRDK